In Actinomycetes bacterium, the genomic window TAAGCCAACAGCGCCACGGTCAGCGGCCGTGCCGCCGGTCGGCAAAGATGGCCACCATGGCCTACCGGGACTTCGTCAACTGGCTCTCCTCCACCAAGGTAGGGGGATGGCTCACACGCCAGACCGCGGCGCGCATCGATCCGTGGATCTACCGAAAAACCAACGGGCGCTGGGTGATGGCGGGTCGACCCACGATTCCCCAGGTGATCCTCACCACGACCGGCCGCAAGTCGGGCCAGAAGCGCGACGTGCAGCTGGCGGCCCTGCACGACGGCGACGACTTCGTGGTGGTGGCATCCAACTTCGGCCAGGAGCACCATCCGGGCTGGATGTACAACCTCGAAGCCGACCCCAAGGCCTGGGTCAACTCCGACGGGGTCGACTTCGAGGTCAATGCCCACTCGATGAGCGCGGAGGAGAAAGAGGAGATCTGGCCGCGACTGCACGAGATCGTGCCCCAGTTCCGCACATATCTCACCCGCACCG contains:
- a CDS encoding nitroreductase family deazaflavin-dependent oxidoreductase — translated: MAYRDFVNWLSSTKVGGWLTRQTAARIDPWIYRKTNGRWVMAGRPTIPQVILTTTGRKSGQKRDVQLAALHDGDDFVVVASNFGQEHHPGWMYNLEADPKAWVNSDGVDFEVNAHSMSAEEKEEIWPRLHEIVPQFRTYLTRTDRDIRIFRLSPT